One genomic region from Equus asinus isolate D_3611 breed Donkey chromosome 8, EquAss-T2T_v2, whole genome shotgun sequence encodes:
- the GNL1 gene encoding guanine nucleotide-binding protein-like 1: MPRKKPFSVKQKKKQLQDKRERKRGLQDGLRSSSNSRSGSRERREEQTDTSDGESVTHHIRRLNQQPSQGLGPRGYAPNRYRLHFERESREEVERRKRAAREQVLQPVSAEVLELDIREVYQPGSVLDFPRRPPWSYEMSKEQLMSQEERSFQEYLGKIHGAYSSEKLSYFEHNLETWRQLWRVLEMSDIVLLITDIRHPVVNFPPALYEYVTGELGLALVLVLNKVDLAPPALVVAWKHYFHQHYPQLHIVLFTSFPRDPRTPQDPSSVLKKSRRRGRGWTRALGPEQLLRACEAITAGKVDLSSWREKIARDVAGATWGNGSGEEEEEEDGPAVLVEQQTDSAMEPTGPTRERYKDGVVTIGCVGFPNVGKSSLINGLVGRKVVSVSRTPGHTRYFQTYFLTPSVKLCDCPGLIFPSLLPRQLQILAGIYPIAQIQEPYTAVGYLASRIPVQVLLHLRHPEAEDPSAEHPWCAWDICEAWAEKRGYKTARAARNDVYRAANSLLRLALDGRLSLCFHPPGYTEQKGTWESHPETLELVVLQGRVGPAGDEEEEEEEELSSSCEEEGEEDRDADEEGEGDEDTPTSAPGSSLAARNPYALLGEDEC; the protein is encoded by the exons ATGCCGAGGAAGAAGCCCTTCAGCGTGAAGCAGAAGAAGAAGCAGTTGCAGGACAAGCGGGAGCGGAAGCGAG GGCTTCAAGATGGGCTGCGATCCAGTTCCAACAGCCGCAGCGGGAGCCGGGAGCGGCGGGAGGAGCAGACCGACACCTCAGACGGGGAGTCTGTGACCCATCACATCCGCAGGCTCAATCAGCAGCCTTCCCAGGGGCTGGGCCCGCGAGGCTATGCCCCAAATCG ATACCGGCTGCATTTTGAGCGAGAGagccgggaggaggtggagaggagaaagagagcgGCCCGGGAGCAAGTACTGCAACCAGTCAGCGCTGAGGTGCTGGAGCTGGACATCCGGGAGGTTTATCAGCCTGGGTCAG TTCTGGACTTTCCGCGACGTCCTCCTTGGAGTTATGAGATGTCCAAGGAGCAACTAATGAGCCAGGAGGAGCGGAGCTTCCAGGAGTATCTTGGGAAGATTCATGGGGCTTACAGCTCTGAGAAACTCAGCTACTTTGAGCATAATCTGGAG ACATGGAGGCAGCTGTGGCGAGTGTTAGAGATGTCTGACATCGTCCTGCTTATCACTGATATCCGACATCCA GTTGTGAATTTCCCACCAGCACTTTATGAGTACGTGACTGGAGAACTTGGGCTGGCTCTGGTGCTGGTCCTAAACAAGGTGGATCTGGCCCCGCCGGCTCTCGTGGTTGCCTGGAAGCATTATTTCCACCAACACTATCCCCAGCTCCACATCGTCCTTTTCACCTCTTTCCCTCGGGACCCCCGTACCCCACAGGACCCTAGTAGTG TCTTGAAGAAGAGTCGGAGGCGGGGGAGAGGATGGACTCGGGCCCTGGGGCCAGAGCAGTTGCTGAGAGCCTGTGAAGCCATCACTGCAGGGAAAG TGGACTTGAGCAGCTGGCGGGAGAAGATTGCCCGGGATGTGGCTGGGGCCACCTGGGGTAATGGCtccggggaggaggaggaagaggaggacggGCCAGCAGTCCTGGTGGAGCAGCAGACTGACTCAGCGATGGAGCCAACCGGCCCGACCCGGGAGCGCTACAAGGATGGGGTGGTGACCATCGGCTGTGTGG GTTTCCCCAACGTGGGAAAGTCCTCGCTGATCAATGGGCTGGTGGGGCGGAAGGTCGTGAGTGTCTCCAGAACCCCGGGCCACACTCGATACTTTCAGACCTACTTTCTCACCCCCTCCGTGAAGCTCTGTGACTGCCCGGGCCTCATCTTCCCCTCCCTTCTGCCCAGGCAGTTGCAG ATTCTGGCGGGGATCTACCCCATCGCCCAAATCCAGGAGCCATACACCGCCGTGGGCTATCTAGCCTCCCGGATCCCTGTGCAGGTCCTGCTCCACCTGCGCCACCCCGAGGCCGAGGACCCCTCCGCAGAACACCCTTGGTGTGCCTGGGACATCTGTGAAG CCTGGGCCGAGAAACGTGGTTACAAGACAGCCAGGGCGGCCCGGAACGATGTGTACAGAGCAGCCAATAGCCTCCTGCGGCTGGCGCTGGACGGCCGCCTCAGCCTGTGTTTTCATCCCCCCGGCTACACTGAACAGAAAG GCACCTGGGAGTCGCATCCGGAGACCCTGGAGCTGGTGGTTttgcagggcagggtggggccgGCAGGTgacgaggaagaggaggaagaggaagagctgaGCAGCTCctgtgaggaggagggagaggaggaccgGGATGCGGatgaggagggggaaggggatgAGGACACCCCAACCTCAGCTCCAGGGTCCAGCCTGGCCGCGCGAAACCCTTACGCCCTGCTGGGCGAGGACGAGTGCTGA
- the PRR3 gene encoding proline-rich protein 3 isoform X3 has protein sequence MPKRKKQNQQQQPPPQQPQLPEREETGDEEDGSPIALHRGPPGSRGPMIPPLLSLPPPPRGRGPIRGGLGPRSGPYGRGWWGVNAEPPFPGPGHGGPSRGGFHKEQRNPRRLKSWSLIKNTCPPKDGPQVMEDKSDRPVCRHFAKKGHCRYEDLCAFYHPGVNGPPL, from the exons ATGCCGAAACGAAAGAAGCAgaatcagcagcagcagccgccgcCGCAGCAGCCCCAACTGCCAGAGCGGGAAGAGACTGGAGATGAGGAGGATGGGAGTCCCATTG ctcttCACAGAGGTCCTCCGGGATCAAGGGGACCAATGATTCCACCACTACTGagtctcccacctcctccccggGGCAGAGGCCCAATTCGGGGAGGCCTAGGCCCCAGATCTGGCCCATATGGTCGTGGTTGGTGGGGAGTCAATGCTGAACCTCCTTTTCCTGGACCAGGCCATGGGGGTCCTTCCAGGGGAGGCTTTCACAAAGAGCAGAGAAACCCTCGAAGGCTCAAAAGCTGGTCTCTTATCAAGAATACCTGTCCGCCCAAGGATGGACCCCAGGTTATGGAAG ACAAATCCGACCGCCCTGTCTGCCGACACTTTGCCAAAAAGGGCCACTGTCGATATGAGGACCTCTGTGCCTTCTACCACCCAGGCGTCAATGGACCTCCTCTGTGA
- the PRR3 gene encoding proline-rich protein 3 isoform X1, translating into MPKRKKQNQQQQPPPQQPQLPEREETGDEEDGSPIGPPSLLGPPPMANGKPGDPKSAPNWTPPTCPPSVEWINKLLCVHAMGCYTAMKVNELLLQATWRNLTNTMLSERSQTQKNADSLHRGPPGSRGPMIPPLLSLPPPPRGRGPIRGGLGPRSGPYGRGWWGVNAEPPFPGPGHGGPSRGGFHKEQRNPRRLKSWSLIKNTCPPKDGPQVMEDKSDRPVCRHFAKKGHCRYEDLCAFYHPGVNGPPL; encoded by the exons ATGCCGAAACGAAAGAAGCAgaatcagcagcagcagccgccgcCGCAGCAGCCCCAACTGCCAGAGCGGGAAGAGACTGGAGATGAGGAGGATGGGAGTCCCATTG GACCACCCAGCCTTCTGGGCCCTCCCCCCATGGCCAATGGAAAGCCTGGTGACCCCAAGTCAG CCCCAAACTGGACTCCACCCACATGTCCACCatcagtagaatggataaataagttgtTGTGTGTGCATGCAATGGGATGCTACACTGCCATGAAAGTGAACGAACTGCTGCTACAGGCAACCTGGAGGAATCTCACAAACACCATGTTGAgcgaaaggagccagacacaaaagaatgcagact ctcttCACAGAGGTCCTCCGGGATCAAGGGGACCAATGATTCCACCACTACTGagtctcccacctcctccccggGGCAGAGGCCCAATTCGGGGAGGCCTAGGCCCCAGATCTGGCCCATATGGTCGTGGTTGGTGGGGAGTCAATGCTGAACCTCCTTTTCCTGGACCAGGCCATGGGGGTCCTTCCAGGGGAGGCTTTCACAAAGAGCAGAGAAACCCTCGAAGGCTCAAAAGCTGGTCTCTTATCAAGAATACCTGTCCGCCCAAGGATGGACCCCAGGTTATGGAAG ACAAATCCGACCGCCCTGTCTGCCGACACTTTGCCAAAAAGGGCCACTGTCGATATGAGGACCTCTGTGCCTTCTACCACCCAGGCGTCAATGGACCTCCTCTGTGA
- the PRR3 gene encoding proline-rich protein 3 isoform X2: MPKRKKQNQQQQPPPQQPQLPEREETGDEEDGSPIGPPSLLGPPPMANGKPGDPKSALHRGPPGSRGPMIPPLLSLPPPPRGRGPIRGGLGPRSGPYGRGWWGVNAEPPFPGPGHGGPSRGGFHKEQRNPRRLKSWSLIKNTCPPKDGPQVMEDKSDRPVCRHFAKKGHCRYEDLCAFYHPGVNGPPL, translated from the exons ATGCCGAAACGAAAGAAGCAgaatcagcagcagcagccgccgcCGCAGCAGCCCCAACTGCCAGAGCGGGAAGAGACTGGAGATGAGGAGGATGGGAGTCCCATTG GACCACCCAGCCTTCTGGGCCCTCCCCCCATGGCCAATGGAAAGCCTGGTGACCCCAAGTCAG ctcttCACAGAGGTCCTCCGGGATCAAGGGGACCAATGATTCCACCACTACTGagtctcccacctcctccccggGGCAGAGGCCCAATTCGGGGAGGCCTAGGCCCCAGATCTGGCCCATATGGTCGTGGTTGGTGGGGAGTCAATGCTGAACCTCCTTTTCCTGGACCAGGCCATGGGGGTCCTTCCAGGGGAGGCTTTCACAAAGAGCAGAGAAACCCTCGAAGGCTCAAAAGCTGGTCTCTTATCAAGAATACCTGTCCGCCCAAGGATGGACCCCAGGTTATGGAAG ACAAATCCGACCGCCCTGTCTGCCGACACTTTGCCAAAAAGGGCCACTGTCGATATGAGGACCTCTGTGCCTTCTACCACCCAGGCGTCAATGGACCTCCTCTGTGA